From one Zhongshania sp. R06B22 genomic stretch:
- a CDS encoding thymidylate synthase — MQQYLDLLRDVRDNGTDKGDRTGVGTRSVFGRQLRFDLRSGFPLLTTKKVHLRSIINELIWFLEGSCDNNWLLERGVTIWNEWALEDGDLGPIYGKQWRSWACPDGSTIDQISDVVDMIRRKPDSRRLLVNAWNPADLPDESLSPQENARRGKAALPPCHTLFQFYVAEGRLSCQLYQRSADLFLGVPFNIASYALLTHMIAQQCDLEVGDFVHTFGDCHLYQNHLTEEIVETQLRRQPRALPKLVIKRRPASIFDYTADDFEFEGYDPYPGIKAPIAI; from the coding sequence ATGCAGCAGTATTTAGATTTGTTGCGCGATGTGCGAGATAACGGCACTGATAAAGGAGATCGTACCGGGGTTGGCACGCGCTCAGTGTTTGGTCGCCAGCTGCGGTTTGATTTGCGCAGCGGTTTCCCGCTGCTGACGACCAAGAAAGTGCATTTGCGCAGTATTATTAATGAGCTGATTTGGTTCCTAGAAGGCAGCTGTGACAATAATTGGCTGCTTGAGCGCGGTGTTACGATTTGGAACGAGTGGGCTTTGGAGGATGGCGATCTCGGGCCAATTTATGGAAAACAATGGCGTAGCTGGGCTTGTCCAGATGGCTCGACTATTGATCAGATAAGTGACGTGGTGGATATGATACGTCGCAAGCCAGATTCTCGTCGCCTGCTGGTGAATGCCTGGAATCCGGCAGATTTGCCTGATGAGTCGCTGAGCCCACAAGAAAACGCGCGGCGTGGCAAAGCGGCGCTGCCGCCGTGTCACACCCTGTTCCAGTTTTATGTTGCTGAAGGTCGCCTGTCTTGTCAGCTCTATCAGCGCAGCGCCGATCTGTTCCTGGGAGTGCCGTTTAATATCGCCAGTTATGCACTGCTCACGCATATGATTGCCCAGCAATGCGATTTAGAGGTGGGGGACTTTGTTCACACCTTCGGCGATTGCCACCTATATCAAAATCACCTCACTGAGGAGATCGTTGAAACACAGTTGCGCCGACAGCCCCGGGCACTGCCGAAGTTAGTCATCAAACGGCGTCCCGCGTCGATTTTTGATTACACGGCTGACGATTTTGAGTTTGAGGGTTACGATCCATACCCGGGGATAAAAGCCCCTATAGCCATATAA
- the lgt gene encoding prolipoprotein diacylglyceryl transferase gives MLIHPDFDPVAVQIGPLAIHWYGLMYLAGFAAAWFIAKSRTTQPWSPLNEAQVEDLIFYSAVGVIVGGRCGYVLFYNFPQFLQDPLWLFRVWEGGMAFHGGLLGVVVAVALYARRIKVPVSALWDFIAPLAPIGLGLGRIGNFIGQELWGRPTDKPWGMLFPKDALQLPRHPSQLYQFALEGVVLFIIIFWFTRKQRPPYAAGSLFLLCYGCFRFLVEFVREPDSHIGIDSLGWMTRGQELSLPMILIGGGLLIWTYSRSVAKGGK, from the coding sequence ATGTTGATACATCCGGATTTTGATCCAGTGGCGGTGCAAATCGGGCCGCTGGCGATACATTGGTATGGCCTGATGTATTTGGCTGGTTTTGCGGCGGCATGGTTTATTGCTAAAAGCCGAACTACGCAGCCTTGGAGTCCCTTGAACGAGGCCCAAGTTGAGGATCTGATTTTTTATAGCGCCGTGGGTGTCATCGTTGGTGGTCGCTGCGGCTATGTTCTTTTTTATAATTTTCCCCAGTTTTTACAAGATCCGCTGTGGCTGTTTCGGGTCTGGGAAGGCGGTATGGCCTTCCACGGAGGTTTACTCGGCGTTGTAGTCGCGGTGGCTTTATACGCGCGTCGCATTAAGGTGCCGGTCTCTGCCTTATGGGATTTTATCGCGCCGCTGGCACCGATTGGCTTGGGTTTGGGGCGTATCGGTAATTTTATTGGTCAGGAGTTGTGGGGCCGGCCCACCGATAAGCCTTGGGGTATGTTATTCCCCAAAGACGCGCTGCAATTGCCGAGACATCCGTCCCAGCTTTACCAGTTCGCGCTTGAAGGTGTGGTGTTATTTATTATTATATTTTGGTTTACCCGCAAGCAGCGACCTCCCTACGCTGCGGGTTCTTTGTTTTTATTGTGTTACGGATGCTTTCGCTTTTTAGTGGAATTTGTTCGTGAACCGGATTCTCATATTGGCATTGATTCGCTGGGTTGGATGACTCGCGGGCAGGAGTTGTCGCTACCGATGATTTTGATTGGTGGTGGCTTGTTGATTTGGACTTACTCGCGCTCAGTCGCTAAGGGTGGGAAATAA
- a CDS encoding dihydrofolate reductase — protein MVTVSLIVAMAKNRVIGANNQLPWHLPADLKHFKATTMAKPIVMGRKTWESIGRPLPGRFNIVISRQQGYIAEGAAVVGDLPGALVLARREAASARLDEVFIIGGETIYRQALAEVDRMYITEVDIEPDGDAWFPEIVPEEWREVSRECYPVTPDERLGYSLVTLQRI, from the coding sequence GTGGTTACTGTTTCACTTATTGTAGCCATGGCTAAAAACCGCGTTATTGGCGCGAATAATCAATTGCCATGGCATTTACCCGCAGACCTAAAACACTTTAAGGCGACCACCATGGCTAAGCCAATTGTGATGGGGCGCAAGACTTGGGAGTCGATTGGCCGCCCGCTACCGGGGCGTTTTAATATCGTGATCAGTCGCCAACAAGGCTATATCGCGGAAGGCGCGGCGGTAGTTGGTGATTTGCCCGGGGCTCTAGTGCTTGCTCGTCGTGAAGCCGCTTCTGCCCGGCTTGATGAGGTGTTCATCATTGGAGGTGAAACCATCTACCGACAGGCGCTGGCTGAGGTCGACAGAATGTATATAACCGAGGTCGATATCGAGCCTGATGGCGATGCTTGGTTTCCCGAAATTGTCCCAGAAGAGTGGCGGGAAGTGTCACGTGAGTGTTACCCGGTAACGCCTGATGAAAGGCTAGGCTATAGCCTTGTAACTTTGCAGAGGATATGA